The DNA region AGGGCCTCGCCACGTCGGCCAAGGCGATGGGTGAGGAGGCGCTGACACGTGCGCTCGAGGCCACCGGCGCCGGGACCGACGGCCTGCTGCTGATGACGGCCGGCACCGAGGCGCAGGTCTCCAAGCTGCTCGGGGCGCTGCGGCTGTCGCTCGCAAAGCGCTTCAACCTCGTGGATCCGGCGAAGTTCGAGTTCCTGTGGGTGGTCGACTTCCCGTTGTTCGACTGGGACGAGGACGAGAAGCGCTGGGTGGCGATGCACCACCCGTTCACGTCGCCGTCCGACGCCGACCTGCCGCGCATGACCGAGGCGCCGGGCGAGTGTGTCGCCAAGGCGTACGACCTGGTGCTCAACGGCAGCGAGATCGGCGGCGGGAGCATCCGTATCCACGACCCCGAGATCCAGCGGCAGCTGTTCCGCCTGCTCGGCATCAGCGACGAGGACGCCAAACTGCGCTTCGGCTTCTTCATCGACGCGCTCGAGTACGGCACGCCGCCCCACGGGGGGATCGCGCTCGGCCTGGATCGCATCGTGGCACTGCTGGCCGGCGAGCCGTCGATCCGCGACGTGATTGCGTTCCCGAAGACCGCCGCGGCCGTCGACCTGATGTCGGATGCGCCGTCCACGGTCGACGCGCGACAGTGGAAGGAACTGCACCTCAAGCCGCTTGCCTGACCGCAGGCGGCATGCTAGCGTCGACCCCGCGCCACAGGTGGGCAGGCACGGGGCGGCGCTGGCCGCCACGGTAAAGCCGGCTCTCCGAGCCCGGCCGTCTTGCAGGAGAACATCGGTATCGCCATCCCGGCCCCGCGCTCCATTCCGGTCCCCGATCAGGGCGTCGACGTCCTGTTCGGCGCCTACGACGACAACCTGCGCCTGCTCGAAGACCTCTTCGGCGTGAGCGTCCGCACCAGCGGGCACGAACTCGTCGTGGACGGCGCCTCCGAGCGCCTCGACCGCGTTGAGGCGTTCGTCGGGCAGTTCGGCGCGCTGCTGCGCGATGGCTACCGGTTCGCGCGTGGCGAGGTCAAGGACGCGATGCGCCTGGCCGCCGAGCATCCGGACCTGGATCTCCGCGATCACTTCCTGAAGGGCAGCGTGCGGGCGTCGGCCAAGCGACAGGTCGTGCCCAAGACGCCGACGCAGCGCACCTACCTCGAGGCCATCGAGAAGCACGACATCGTCTTCGGTGTCGGCCCGGCCGGCACCGGCAAGACGTACCTGGCGATGGCACAGGCGGTGGCCAGCCTGCTGGCCAAGAAGGTGAGCCGGATCGTGCTCACGCGTCCGGCGGTCGAGGCCGGCGAGAAGCTCGGCTTCCTGCCCGGCGACCTGCAGGAGAAGGTCAACCCGTACCTGCGGCCGCTCTACGACGCGCTGTACGACATGCTCGAGGCCGACAAGGTCGAGCGCCTGCTCGAACGCGGCACCATCGAGGTCGCGCCGCTGGCCTTCATGCGCGGGCGCACGCTCAACGACGCGTTCGTGATCCTCGACGAGGCGCAGAACACGACCTCAGAGCAGATGAAGATGTTCCTCACCCGCCTGGGTTTCGGCAGCAAGGCAGTGGTGACCGGCGACATCACGCAGATCGACCTGCCGTACGGCCGGCCGTCGGGACTGATCGACGCGATCCGCATCCTCGACAAGGTCGAGGGCCTCGCCTTCGTGCACTTCACCGACCGCGACGTCGTGCGGCACAAGCTCGTGCAGTTGATCGTCCAGGCCTACGCGGCCCAGGAAGCCGGCGGCCCGGGCGCCCCCGGCAACCCGCGGGCCTGACGCCATGGACGCGGACCCTCCGACCCTGGACATCACCGTGTGCACGCGCGCCGGCCGCCCGGCGCGTGCGCCTGGCCTCGCTCGGTGGCTCGCCGCGACGGCCCCGGTCCGGGCGCGCGGCACCGTGACCCTGGTGCTGATTGGGGATGCGGCCATGCGCCGCATGAACCGCGACTGGCGCGGCAAGGACTACGCGACCGACGTCCTGTCCTTCCCGGCCGACGACGACGGGCCGCGCCTGCGCGGGCAGCAGCGGCATCTCGGCGACATCGTCATCGCGACGGGCGTCGCGAGGCGCCAGGCGCGCGAGGCCGGGCACGCGTACGGCACCGAGCTGAAGGTGCTCGCGCTGCACGGCCTGCTGCACCTGCTCGGCTACGACCACGAGACCGACCAGGGACGGATGCGGCGCGTCGAGGCACGGCTGCGCCGCAAGGGCGGCCTGCGCGCCGGCCTCATCGAGCGGGAGTCGCGCGCGTGATCCCGCTGATCGTGTTCCTGCTGGCCTGCCTGGCCGTCTACCTCGGCACCGTGCTGGCCGCCTTCAGCGCGATCATGCGCTTCTCGCTGCGGCTGCTGGCCGAGAGCTCGAGCGGATCGGGCGACGTCCTGACGACGTTCCTCGAGGACCCCCCGGCGTTGTTCTTCCCGGCCCGCGTGCTGCTCGGCATCGACACGGTCATCGTCGCCGTGCTCCTCGCGCACGTCGAGGGCGTGGGGCGCACCGATCACGGCATCTGGGTGTTCCTGGTGTCGATGATCCTGTTCGTGGTGGTGTGCTTCCTGGTGCTGCCGCAGGTGATCGTCCGCCGGAACCCCCAGCAGGTGCTCACCCTGCTGCTGCCGTCCTTCACGATCATCGCCCGGGCGTTCGCGCCGCTCACGACGCTGGTGGCGGGCGCCGACGGCGTCGCCGATCGCCGCGCCGACGGTGACGAGCCGCCGGCCGAGGAGGTGCAGGCGGCCACGCCGGGCGAGGACGCGCCGGAAGCCGCCGAGGAGGAAGAGGACGCGCGCGAGCTGTTCCGGTCGATGGTGGGTTTCCAGGACCGTCTCGTGCGGGAGGTCATGACCCCGCGCCCCGACATCGTCGGCATCCGTGCCGACGCGACGCTCGGCGACCTGCGGGCGCGGCTGCGCGAGTCGGAGTACTCGCGGCTGCTCGTGTATCGCGAGAGCCTCGATGACGTGGTCGGGTTCGTGCACTTGAAGGACGTCTTCCTCAAGGGCGCCGAGCAGGCCGACGAGGCGTCCTTCGAGGCGCTGGTGCGTCCGGCGCACGCGGTGCCGGAGACGCGCCGGGCCAACGACGTCCTGAAGGACCTGCAGCGGGCGCGCACGCAGACCGCGCTGGTGGTGGACGAGTACGGCGGGACGGCGGGGCTGGTGACCGTGGAGGACCTCGTCGAGGAGCTGGTCGGCGAGATCCGCGACGAGTACGACGTCGAGGCGGATCCCATCGTCGAGGAGCCCGACGACACCTGGGTGTTCAGCGCCAAGGTGGACATCGACGAACTCACCGAACGGCTCGGCGTCGACATCGAGCGCGAGGGATTCGAGACGATCGGCGGGTACCTGCTGAGTCGCCTCGGCCGGGTGCCGCTGGCCGGCGAGCACGTCGTGGAGGACGGCCTCGACATCGAGGTGCTCGAGGCGGAGCGGCGTCGGGTGCTGAAGGTGCGAGTCCGGCGCCTGCCGGCGGAAGGGGAGGCGTAGCCATGCGGTCCGGATTCGTGTCGTTGCTCGGACGCCCCAATGCGGGCAAGTCGACGCTGCTGAACCGGATGGTCGGCGCGCACCTGGCCATCGTCTCGGACAAGCCGCAGACGACCCGCACCCGCATCCTCGGGGCGAAGAACCTGCCGGACGGCCAGATCCTGTTCCTGGACACGCCCGGCGTGCACCGGCCGATGCACCGCATGAACGTCCGGATGGTGGACGCGGCGATTGGCGCGGCGCGCGAGGCCGACGTCGTGGCGCTGGTGGTGGATGCCTCCGAGGACGTGGGCCGGGGCACGGAGTTCCTGCTCGGGCTGCTGCCGCAGATCGCGCAGCCGGTGGTGCTGGTGCTGAACAAGATCGACCGGCTGAAGAAGCACAAGCTGCTGCCGGTGATCGAGTGGTTCAGCGGCAAGCACGCGTTTGCCGACGTCGTGCCGGTGTCGGCCGCGACCGGCGACAACGTCGAGGCGCTCGAACGCGTGCTGTTGTCGCACCTGCCCGAGGGGCCGCCGCTGTACCCGGAGGACTACCTCACCGACCAGTCGGCGCGGTCGCTGGCGGCCGAGATGGTGCGCGAGCAGGTGCTGCAGCACACGCGCGCCGAACTCCCGTTCACCACCGCGGTCGTCGTGGACCGCTGGGAAGAAGACGAGGAGGACGAGGAGGCGCCGCTGGCCATCTACTGCAGCATCCTCGTCGAGGAACCGTCGCAGAAGCCGATCATCGTCGGCAAGGGCGGCGAGATGATCAAGGCCATCGGCACCGCGGCCCGCAAGCAGATCGAGGCGTTCTTCGAGCGGCGCGTCTACCTGGACCTGCACGTGAAGGTCAAGGAGGACTGGCGCGAGAGCGACAGGACCCTCGACGAACTCGGGTTGCCGCAGACCAAGCGGAAGAAGTGACGCTCGACGCCTGACGCGTGGCCGCTGAACCGCGACACCCACGAAATCCGGAAACTGGCCGGCAGAAATGCAGCGCGAGGGGGGGGGCGCGACCCGTCGGAGGTCCGGACCGCACCTCGACGGGCTAAGATATCCGCAGTTCCCAGCAGCCCGGGTGGAGCCCCGTATTCGAATGCAGGAGTGTCGCTGATGAAGTATTCCCTCGTCGTGAATGGCGAGCCGCGCGCGGTCGATGTTCCCGAGCGCATGCCGCTCTTGTGGGTGCTCCGGGATGTCCTGGACCTGAAGGGCACGAAGTTCGGCTGCGGGGTGGCCCAGTGCGGCGCCTGCACGGTGCTGATCGACGGTCAGCCCATGCGTTCGTGCATCGTGGACATCTCCTCGGTCGGCACGGCCGCGGTGACGACCATCGAGAGCCTGCCGCGCGACGGGTCGCATCCGCTCCAGCGCGCCTGGATGGAACTCGACGTCCCGCAGTGCGGCTACTGCCAGGCCGGCCAGCTCATGGCGGCCTCGGCGCTGCTCAAGGAGACGCCGAACCCGACCGATGCGCAGATCGATGCGGCCATGGAGGGCAACTTCTGTCGCTGCGGCACCTACATCCGGATCAAGCAGGCCATCAAGGCGGCGGCCGCGGCTGGCAGGAGGGCGGAGTAATGGTGCCATCACCGAAGGCTCTCGACAGGCGTGCGTTCCTGCAGGTGTCGGCGCTGGCCGGCGGCGGCCTTCTGATCGGCCTGTCGGGCGCGGGCGTCGCCGCGCAGGGACGCCAGGGCGGTCCGGGCGCGTCGGCGGAGTCACTCGCGCCGAACACCTACATCACCGTCAACCCGAACAACACGTTCACGATCATCTCGAAGAACCCCGAGACCGGACAGGGCATCCGGACCGCACTGCCGCAGATCATCGCCGACGAGTTCGGCGTCGAGTGGGCGCAGGTGACGCTGAAGCAGGCCGATCTCGACCCGAAGTACGGCGCACAGTTCGAGGGCGGTAGCCGGGCGATTCCGTCCAATTACCAGAACATGCGCCTGGTGGGGGCCGGCGGCCGCCTGATGATGCTCGCCGCGGCCGCGCAGCAGTGGAACGTGCCCCAGGCCGAACTGACGGCGAAGGCCGGCGTGGTGACGCATGCGGCGAGCAAGCGGACGGCGACGTACGCGTCGCTGGCGTCCGTGGTGGCCACGCTGCCCGTCCCCGAGAAGGCCTCCATCGAGGCCGCCCTCAAGAACCCGCGCGACTTCACCATCGTCGGCAAGCGGATCCCCGGCTACGACAACCTCGACATCGTGACCGGGCGTCCGGTGTTCAGCATCGACGTCGCGTTCCCGGGCATGCTGCACGCCGTGTTCGTGAAGTGCGACGTCTTCGGCGGGAAGGCCGTCAGCGCCAATCTCGACGAGATCAAGAAGCTGCCCGGCATCCGGCACGCCTTCATCGTCGAGCCTGCCGGGCAGGGCAACAACTCGCTGGCCTCGGGCGTGGCGATCGTCGCCGACCACTGGTGGCTGGCCAACGACGCGCGCTCGTCGCTGAAGGTGGTGTGGGACGAAGGCGCGGTGGCGACGCAGAGCAGCGCCGGCTACCTGGCGCAGGCGCGCGCCCTGGCGGCCAAGGCGGCCACTGCGCCTCTGCCGGCGCCGGTGGCACCGCCGGCCCCCGGCGAGCGTCCGACCGGCCCGCCGCGCGCCGTGATCGGCGACGTCAACGCGGCCTTCAGCACCGCGGCCAAGACCATCGAGGCCGAGTACTTCTTCCCGCTCTTGTCGCACGCGCCGCTCGAGCCGCAGAACGCCACGGCGCACTACCACGACGGGAAGCTCGAGATCTGGTCGCCGAGCCAGATTCCGTCCAAGCAGAACCCGGCGCTTGGCGCCGGCATTCCGCCCGAGA from Luteitalea sp. TBR-22 includes:
- a CDS encoding PhoH family protein, with the protein product MQENIGIAIPAPRSIPVPDQGVDVLFGAYDDNLRLLEDLFGVSVRTSGHELVVDGASERLDRVEAFVGQFGALLRDGYRFARGEVKDAMRLAAEHPDLDLRDHFLKGSVRASAKRQVVPKTPTQRTYLEAIEKHDIVFGVGPAGTGKTYLAMAQAVASLLAKKVSRIVLTRPAVEAGEKLGFLPGDLQEKVNPYLRPLYDALYDMLEADKVERLLERGTIEVAPLAFMRGRTLNDAFVILDEAQNTTSEQMKMFLTRLGFGSKAVVTGDITQIDLPYGRPSGLIDAIRILDKVEGLAFVHFTDRDVVRHKLVQLIVQAYAAQEAGGPGAPGNPRA
- a CDS encoding (2Fe-2S)-binding protein; protein product: MMKYSLVVNGEPRAVDVPERMPLLWVLRDVLDLKGTKFGCGVAQCGACTVLIDGQPMRSCIVDISSVGTAAVTTIESLPRDGSHPLQRAWMELDVPQCGYCQAGQLMAASALLKETPNPTDAQIDAAMEGNFCRCGTYIRIKQAIKAAAAAGRRAE
- a CDS encoding hemolysin family protein, whose amino-acid sequence is MIPLIVFLLACLAVYLGTVLAAFSAIMRFSLRLLAESSSGSGDVLTTFLEDPPALFFPARVLLGIDTVIVAVLLAHVEGVGRTDHGIWVFLVSMILFVVVCFLVLPQVIVRRNPQQVLTLLLPSFTIIARAFAPLTTLVAGADGVADRRADGDEPPAEEVQAATPGEDAPEAAEEEEDARELFRSMVGFQDRLVREVMTPRPDIVGIRADATLGDLRARLRESEYSRLLVYRESLDDVVGFVHLKDVFLKGAEQADEASFEALVRPAHAVPETRRANDVLKDLQRARTQTALVVDEYGGTAGLVTVEDLVEELVGEIRDEYDVEADPIVEEPDDTWVFSAKVDIDELTERLGVDIEREGFETIGGYLLSRLGRVPLAGEHVVEDGLDIEVLEAERRRVLKVRVRRLPAEGEA
- the era gene encoding GTPase Era, with the protein product MRSGFVSLLGRPNAGKSTLLNRMVGAHLAIVSDKPQTTRTRILGAKNLPDGQILFLDTPGVHRPMHRMNVRMVDAAIGAAREADVVALVVDASEDVGRGTEFLLGLLPQIAQPVVLVLNKIDRLKKHKLLPVIEWFSGKHAFADVVPVSAATGDNVEALERVLLSHLPEGPPLYPEDYLTDQSARSLAAEMVREQVLQHTRAELPFTTAVVVDRWEEDEEDEEAPLAIYCSILVEEPSQKPIIVGKGGEMIKAIGTAARKQIEAFFERRVYLDLHVKVKEDWRESDRTLDELGLPQTKRKK
- the ybeY gene encoding rRNA maturation RNase YbeY, which codes for MDADPPTLDITVCTRAGRPARAPGLARWLAATAPVRARGTVTLVLIGDAAMRRMNRDWRGKDYATDVLSFPADDDGPRLRGQQRHLGDIVIATGVARRQAREAGHAYGTELKVLALHGLLHLLGYDHETDQGRMRRVEARLRRKGGLRAGLIERESRA
- a CDS encoding molybdopterin cofactor-binding domain-containing protein, producing the protein MVPSPKALDRRAFLQVSALAGGGLLIGLSGAGVAAQGRQGGPGASAESLAPNTYITVNPNNTFTIISKNPETGQGIRTALPQIIADEFGVEWAQVTLKQADLDPKYGAQFEGGSRAIPSNYQNMRLVGAGGRLMMLAAAAQQWNVPQAELTAKAGVVTHAASKRTATYASLASVVATLPVPEKASIEAALKNPRDFTIVGKRIPGYDNLDIVTGRPVFSIDVAFPGMLHAVFVKCDVFGGKAVSANLDEIKKLPGIRHAFIVEPAGQGNNSLASGVAIVADHWWLANDARSSLKVVWDEGAVATQSSAGYLAQARALAAKAATAPLPAPVAPPAPGERPTGPPRAVIGDVNAAFSTAAKTIEAEYFFPLLSHAPLEPQNATAHYHDGKLEIWSPSQIPSKQNPALGAGIPPENITYHLVRAGGGFGRRLVSDYDVEVARIARTVSEERVAAGLPTVPVKLLWSREDDMAHDQYRPTGYHFFKAGLDANGKLIAYRDFVASTNSVVPANEFPRGFVENVLITSENVVPFGIPVGALRAPPTNGISFVKQGFIDEVAVAAGKDPLQYRIDLLNNPVGPGATGGFNPVRARGVLEAVRAMSDWDRRGSLPKGTGKGVAFQYAHAGYVAYVVEVSVDAKKAIKVNRVWCAVDVGRQIVNPSHSENLVHGGFIEGMSHLMSWTITIDKGRVVQKNLDEYQPARMPHAPASIEVKFLETDFDPTGLGEPTMPPAVPAITNAIFAATGVRIRSLPLEAQGFSWT